One Vulcanisaeta thermophila genomic region harbors:
- a CDS encoding DUF3501 family protein translates to MSTNELIKIINRLYKPSEYAGIRERAYSLIANYKASRYVKVDDRVTVLFEDAATVWFQIEETVFLEGTDDVNVLQEAVKTYSPMIPSRDELSITLFIYLYNYEELRNLLPKYNGVQDTVTVSIGNVSLKARPIYPGDYGPGAQPRSIHYLKVSHAGLRDLLRTVNSITLSVGHPMVNKSVEIKGDVLESLRSSITREDVDWVIR, encoded by the coding sequence ATGAGCACAAACGAATTAATTAAAATCATTAATAGGTTGTACAAACCCAGTGAGTATGCTGGGATTAGGGAGAGGGCGTACTCATTAATAGCCAATTACAAGGCTTCGAGGTACGTCAAGGTGGATGACAGGGTCACGGTGCTGTTTGAGGATGCGGCCACGGTTTGGTTCCAAATAGAGGAGACCGTGTTCCTAGAGGGGACCGATGATGTTAATGTACTTCAGGAGGCTGTTAAGACCTACAGCCCCATGATACCCAGTAGGGATGAGTTAAGCATCACGCTCTTCATATACCTGTACAACTACGAAGAGCTAAGAAACCTATTGCCCAAGTATAATGGTGTGCAGGACACCGTAACAGTGAGCATAGGTAATGTGTCGTTAAAGGCTAGGCCCATATACCCAGGGGATTACGGACCAGGAGCACAACCAAGGAGCATCCACTACCTAAAGGTTAGTCACGCTGGATTGAGGGATTTACTGAGGACCGTGAACTCCATAACACTGAGTGTGGGGCACCCCATGGTTAATAAGTCGGTGGAGATAAAGGGGGACGTGCTGGAATCCCTTAGGTCCTCAATAACCAGGGAGGACGTTGATTGGGTAATCAGGTAG
- the dsrB gene encoding dissimilatory-type sulfite reductase subunit beta, with amino-acid sequence MGMSITITPNPAERMNKVLPNFAAQLPDTIKRNYGRWVDRRFHGSGIIEHISETGDRIFTVKVGLPPNGRLSTETLRKIIEIADNYGLRVVRPTRSMNLEFVTDSLDKALKIKEEVEKLGFPVGGWGASLWSIVSCTAYLTCTTAVVDAPSITQVLYNHLKPYFTGEEKLPAKLRIGVSGCPNQCAGGLATDIHIVGHYGQAPRPDPERIKFCIPAKAEALKAGLPRIAKVCPVGAIKVFGKPDGTVGIEIDEKKCIACGRCKNVCDYLDWDPNKIGVAIFVGGKTSNTGSGPRLGYKVIPWLPVNPPEYKEIVAAVKEIIEVWRQNAKPGERLGDFIDRIGLENFIKMLGVPVTRHNRPSPQQWNFGIRQFNLV; translated from the coding sequence ATGGGCATGAGCATAACAATAACCCCAAACCCAGCGGAGAGGATGAATAAGGTACTCCCGAACTTCGCAGCCCAACTGCCCGACACCATAAAGAGGAACTATGGTAGGTGGGTTGATAGGAGGTTTCATGGTAGTGGTATTATTGAGCATATTTCGGAGACTGGCGATAGGATATTCACGGTTAAGGTGGGATTACCACCAAATGGTAGGTTAAGCACAGAGACCCTTAGGAAGATTATAGAAATTGCCGATAATTACGGCCTAAGGGTCGTTAGACCCACTAGGAGCATGAATCTTGAGTTTGTTACTGATAGTCTTGATAAGGCTTTGAAGATTAAGGAGGAGGTTGAGAAGTTGGGCTTTCCAGTGGGTGGGTGGGGAGCATCACTGTGGAGTATAGTTTCATGTACAGCGTACTTAACATGCACCACAGCAGTAGTCGACGCACCATCAATAACACAAGTACTCTACAACCACCTAAAACCATACTTCACAGGAGAAGAGAAACTACCCGCAAAACTGAGAATTGGGGTTTCCGGATGCCCCAACCAGTGCGCCGGCGGCTTAGCCACTGACATACACATAGTGGGTCACTACGGGCAGGCACCAAGACCAGACCCAGAGAGGATTAAATTCTGCATACCAGCTAAGGCTGAGGCGCTGAAGGCTGGTTTACCCAGGATTGCGAAGGTGTGCCCCGTGGGTGCCATTAAGGTTTTTGGCAAGCCCGATGGCACGGTGGGTATTGAAATTGATGAAAAGAAGTGCATTGCCTGTGGTAGGTGTAAGAACGTTTGCGACTACCTAGACTGGGATCCCAATAAGATTGGGGTGGCAATATTCGTAGGAGGAAAAACAAGCAATACCGGGTCAGGGCCTAGGCTGGGTTATAAGGTTATCCCATGGCTACCAGTAAACCCACCAGAGTACAAGGAAATAGTGGCCGCGGTTAAGGAGATAATAGAGGTATGGAGACAAAACGCCAAACCAGGTGAAAGGCTAGGGGACTTCATAGACAGGATAGGCCTTGAAAACTTCATTAAAATGCTGGGAGTACCAGTAACAAGGCATAACAGACCCTCACCGCAACAATGGAACTTTGGCATAAGGCAATTTAACTTAGTATAA
- a CDS encoding CaiB/BaiF CoA transferase family protein, which translates to MRFRAIELGHVVAGPFAGEVLVQLGFDVIKVEPLSGDPSRRDDVLGDSMFLFFNRGKRSIALDLRSREGREVFLRLVRVSNVVIENLGPGSMDRLGLGKDALFSVNPSLIYCSIKGYPEGELRNWPAFGTLVEAVTGVMWSNGNARLPASITDMATSLYCVINVLWALLNNKPGYYEVTLYQSSVAWLGYYLIALQTMGKVFPAMGDKLPFWAPYELFRTGDGRYIYLAVANDVIWQRLCRAIKREDLMNDPRFRTNADRVRNREELHEVLQQIFSNYGSRELINLLLSNDVPVAPLADINDVLNSNVTQWDLTTRDEKPVRIPRIPVPGSLDGVLAPRLGGDSLGILRELGYGDDEIRNLVSKGVVKV; encoded by the coding sequence ATGAGGTTCAGGGCCATTGAGTTGGGTCACGTCGTTGCCGGGCCCTTTGCTGGTGAGGTGCTGGTTCAATTGGGTTTCGATGTGATTAAGGTGGAACCACTTAGTGGTGATCCCTCTAGACGCGATGACGTGCTTGGGGATTCCATGTTCCTATTCTTCAACAGGGGTAAGAGGTCAATAGCCCTCGACCTAAGGAGTAGGGAGGGTAGGGAGGTATTCCTGAGGTTGGTTAGGGTTAGTAATGTTGTTATTGAGAACCTGGGCCCTGGCTCCATGGATAGGCTGGGACTGGGTAAGGACGCTCTATTCTCAGTGAACCCATCACTAATTTACTGCTCAATAAAGGGTTACCCAGAAGGTGAGTTGAGGAATTGGCCTGCCTTCGGGACCTTGGTTGAGGCCGTTACTGGTGTTATGTGGAGTAACGGTAATGCCAGGCTCCCAGCATCCATAACGGACATGGCAACATCACTATACTGCGTAATCAACGTGCTATGGGCATTACTCAACAATAAGCCTGGGTACTACGAGGTAACACTATACCAAAGCAGCGTGGCATGGCTCGGCTACTACCTAATCGCATTGCAAACCATGGGTAAGGTCTTCCCGGCAATGGGCGATAAACTACCCTTCTGGGCACCGTATGAGTTGTTTAGGACGGGTGATGGGAGGTACATCTACCTAGCCGTGGCCAACGACGTCATTTGGCAAAGGCTGTGCAGGGCCATTAAACGCGAGGACCTAATGAACGACCCAAGGTTCAGAACCAACGCGGACAGGGTTAGGAATAGGGAGGAGCTTCATGAAGTGCTACAGCAAATCTTCAGTAATTACGGGTCACGGGAGCTCATCAACCTACTATTGAGCAATGACGTGCCCGTGGCACCCCTAGCGGACATAAACGATGTACTCAATTCAAACGTCACCCAGTGGGACCTAACGACGAGGGATGAGAAGCCGGTGAGAATACCGAGGATTCCCGTGCCAGGTAGCCTAGATGGTGTGTTGGCGCCAAGGCTTGGTGGTGACTCACTGGGGATACTCAGGGAGTTGGGTTATGGTGATGATGAGATAAGGAACCTTGTGAGTAAGGGCGTGGTTAAGGTTTAG
- a CDS encoding rubrerythrin family protein, whose amino-acid sequence MSTTGVKRVPKGTKTYENLKIAFQGESMANRRYLYYARMARQLGLNDIAEIFEKTANAETGHAFGHLMFLGVDPVAEIEINTIEDALRASIYGETYEWTQMYPGFAKVAREEGFLEVAEWLEAVAKVERFHANRFNEALEKYYKSRGIKTEVEDETLGKL is encoded by the coding sequence ATGAGCACAACAGGTGTTAAGAGGGTTCCCAAGGGAACCAAGACCTATGAGAACCTGAAAATAGCCTTCCAGGGGGAGTCCATGGCAAATAGGAGGTACCTATACTACGCCAGGATGGCGAGGCAGTTGGGGCTTAATGACATAGCCGAGATATTCGAGAAAACAGCCAACGCGGAGACTGGGCATGCCTTCGGGCACCTAATGTTCCTCGGTGTGGACCCAGTGGCTGAGATTGAGATAAACACGATAGAGGATGCATTAAGGGCCTCAATATACGGTGAGACCTACGAGTGGACACAGATGTACCCTGGATTTGCCAAGGTGGCTAGGGAGGAGGGGTTCCTGGAGGTTGCTGAGTGGCTTGAGGCTGTGGCCAAGGTGGAAAGGTTCCATGCGAATAGGTTTAACGAGGCGTTGGAGAAGTACTATAAGTCCAGGGGTATAAAGACCGAGGTTGAGGACGAAACCCTAGGTAAGCTCTAA
- the gatE gene encoding Glu-tRNA(Gln) amidotransferase subunit GatE: MDYKALGLKVGLEIHVQLNTGRKLFCNCPPVVRNDEPHFRVIRRLRPSMSELGEVDPAAVWEFRKHRTFIYEGYNDTTCLVELDEEPPHEPDPESLEVALAVAMMFNAKIFDEVYVMRKTVIDGSNTSGFQRTMLIAHDGLARFFDYKVPIQTIALEEDAARKIEERGDVVVYRLDRLGIPLIEVSTGILTYSPQEVMEVAYYIGHSIKMTGKAKRGLGTVRQDVNVSIARGAKTEIKGVPDLSLIPKVIEYEVQRQLNLLAIRDELINRGVREDWFVKDYVDVTDIFSSTKSNVLRRVLDSGGKVVAVKTPGLRGILGREVQPNRRFGTELADRVRVWTSLSGLIHSDELPGYGITAEEVSRVSSRLGTDSFILLAGTNDRDLVDAVDVIVDRIREALHGVPEETRAANPDGTTRFMRPRPGAARMYPETDLRPIVITQEMLERARALIPEPIESRISRYMGYGMSRELAMQVIRSPYYDLVDYLITQFQGRVPATVIANTVVNTMRALQREGLDLSVITEDHLAAIFNELANGSITKEAIPDIIAAWCKEPNKPINEVISKLGLRRLSYEEVRGFVMERASKLGIRDKGKLMGILMRELRGRADPSDVEKAIQEYLSSLGA; this comes from the coding sequence ATTGATTATAAGGCCCTGGGCCTTAAGGTGGGCCTTGAGATTCATGTGCAATTGAACACGGGCAGGAAACTATTCTGTAACTGCCCACCAGTCGTTAGGAATGATGAGCCCCACTTCAGGGTTATTAGGAGGTTAAGGCCAAGCATGAGTGAGCTTGGTGAGGTGGATCCAGCGGCTGTTTGGGAGTTTAGGAAGCATAGGACATTCATTTACGAGGGCTACAACGACACCACATGCCTTGTGGAGCTTGATGAGGAACCACCCCACGAGCCCGACCCCGAGTCGTTGGAGGTTGCCCTGGCCGTGGCCATGATGTTCAACGCCAAAATCTTCGATGAGGTTTACGTGATGAGGAAGACGGTGATAGATGGCTCTAACACGTCCGGGTTCCAGAGGACCATGCTCATTGCTCATGATGGGTTGGCTAGGTTCTTTGATTATAAGGTTCCGATACAGACCATTGCTTTGGAGGAGGATGCGGCTAGGAAGATTGAGGAGAGGGGTGATGTGGTTGTTTATAGGCTTGATAGGCTTGGTATACCCCTGATCGAGGTTTCCACGGGCATACTCACCTACAGTCCCCAGGAGGTCATGGAGGTGGCCTACTACATTGGCCATAGTATTAAGATGACGGGTAAGGCTAAGAGGGGCTTGGGCACCGTTAGGCAGGACGTCAACGTCTCCATAGCCAGGGGTGCCAAGACGGAGATAAAGGGCGTCCCGGACCTAAGCCTGATACCCAAGGTCATTGAGTACGAGGTTCAGAGGCAATTGAACCTATTAGCCATTAGGGATGAGTTGATAAACAGAGGCGTTAGGGAGGATTGGTTCGTTAAGGATTACGTGGATGTCACGGACATATTCAGTAGTACGAAGTCCAACGTACTAAGGCGCGTGTTGGATTCTGGGGGTAAGGTCGTGGCTGTGAAAACCCCTGGACTCAGGGGAATACTGGGTAGGGAGGTCCAACCAAACAGGAGGTTCGGCACCGAGTTAGCGGATAGGGTTAGGGTTTGGACAAGCCTATCTGGCTTAATACACAGTGATGAGTTGCCTGGGTATGGAATAACCGCGGAGGAGGTTTCCAGGGTATCCTCAAGGCTCGGCACGGACTCCTTCATACTACTGGCCGGGACGAATGATAGGGACCTGGTGGATGCCGTGGACGTAATCGTGGATAGGATCAGGGAGGCACTTCACGGTGTTCCCGAGGAGACCAGGGCCGCGAATCCCGACGGCACCACCAGGTTCATGAGGCCCAGGCCAGGGGCTGCTAGGATGTACCCGGAGACTGACCTAAGGCCCATAGTCATAACCCAGGAAATGCTCGAGAGGGCCAGGGCATTGATTCCCGAGCCCATTGAGTCCAGGATTTCCAGGTACATGGGCTATGGAATGAGTAGGGAGTTGGCGATGCAGGTCATTAGGTCACCTTACTACGACTTAGTGGATTACCTAATCACCCAGTTCCAGGGTAGGGTCCCGGCCACGGTCATTGCTAACACGGTAGTTAATACCATGAGGGCACTGCAGAGGGAGGGCTTGGACCTATCGGTAATAACCGAGGACCACCTAGCCGCCATATTCAATGAGTTGGCCAATGGGTCCATAACCAAGGAGGCAATACCAGATATAATAGCGGCCTGGTGCAAGGAGCCCAACAAGCCCATAAACGAGGTAATAAGTAAGTTGGGGCTTAGGAGGCTCAGTTACGAGGAGGTTAGGGGGTTTGTGATGGAGAGAGCGAGTAAGTTGGGCATTAGGGATAAGGGTAAATTAATGGGGATCCTAATGAGGGAGCTAAGGGGCAGGGCTGACCCATCCGATGTGGAAAAGGCCATTCAGGAGTACCTATCATCCCTGGGCGCATAA
- a CDS encoding sulfite reductase, dissimilatory-type subunit alpha, with protein sequence MTQQSKDPTTTVATVEATTEAAQKSDLERGLGMLGFLEGGPWPSYVRELRKTKYPIETYAEGLARKYTPWLSGSFRVRYVFSGILARRSRDGKMTEIHIRTFSPAGRFYSTDYLRKIAEVADKYGIGLLEIGANTGALVINVLPDKADEVIDMLRYYVGTDAGGSGDTVRELYACPGPALCEFALYDTLSAMEYVRRHPAVYQHLNNQLFPYKIKFRFSGCPMDCAMGNSRSDFAFIGTWLGAPEVDQDLLRKMVEEGRVDPKQLAEQCPGKAITWDEERKELRIDGSKCKKSMNCIRRAFPAIKPGRNRKIALLVGAHVQGHFGPKLAKAVALLDSVEEAMPFVAKVIDMYMEHQEFDKHRIGDLIYRRGFKIISEIAEKTFSEGELKGSPSTHLRISIGAVLTDEEREAYSKWADSLVRKHFGGG encoded by the coding sequence ATGACACAACAAAGTAAGGACCCCACAACCACAGTGGCAACGGTAGAAGCCACCACCGAGGCCGCCCAGAAGAGTGATTTGGAGCGTGGTTTGGGGATGCTTGGTTTTCTTGAGGGTGGTCCTTGGCCTAGTTATGTTAGGGAGCTTAGGAAGACCAAGTACCCCATTGAGACATACGCCGAGGGTTTAGCTAGGAAGTACACACCATGGCTCAGCGGATCCTTCAGAGTAAGGTACGTATTCAGCGGAATACTAGCAAGAAGAAGCAGGGATGGAAAAATGACCGAAATACACATAAGAACCTTCTCACCAGCAGGTAGGTTCTACAGCACCGACTACCTTAGGAAGATTGCCGAGGTTGCTGATAAGTATGGCATCGGTCTATTGGAAATTGGAGCCAACACGGGCGCCTTAGTCATAAATGTACTACCGGACAAGGCCGATGAGGTCATTGATATGCTCAGGTACTACGTGGGTACAGATGCAGGTGGTTCTGGGGATACCGTTAGGGAGCTTTATGCATGTCCGGGGCCGGCATTATGTGAGTTCGCACTCTACGATACACTCAGTGCCATGGAGTACGTGAGGAGGCACCCAGCGGTTTACCAACACTTGAACAATCAGTTATTCCCGTACAAAATCAAGTTTAGGTTCAGTGGTTGCCCCATGGATTGTGCCATGGGTAATTCTAGGTCTGACTTTGCTTTCATTGGTACTTGGCTTGGTGCTCCTGAGGTGGACCAGGACTTACTAAGAAAAATGGTTGAGGAGGGTAGGGTTGATCCTAAACAACTCGCTGAGCAGTGCCCAGGTAAAGCCATTACCTGGGATGAGGAGAGGAAGGAGTTGAGGATTGATGGTAGTAAATGTAAGAAGTCCATGAATTGCATTAGGAGGGCATTCCCAGCAATAAAGCCGGGCAGGAACAGGAAAATAGCACTACTCGTGGGAGCCCATGTGCAGGGACACTTCGGACCCAAGTTGGCTAAGGCGGTGGCGTTGCTGGATAGCGTTGAGGAGGCCATGCCCTTCGTGGCAAAGGTTATTGATATGTACATGGAGCACCAGGAGTTTGATAAGCATAGGATTGGCGACTTAATATATAGGAGGGGGTTCAAGATAATAAGTGAGATTGCCGAGAAGACATTTAGTGAGGGGGAGCTTAAGGGCAGCCCATCCACACACCTGAGGATTTCCATAGGTGCCGTATTAACTGACGAGGAGAGGGAGGCATATAGTAAGTGGGCTGATTCCCTGGTAAGAAAGCACTTTGGGGGTGGGTGA
- a CDS encoding TusE/DsrC/DsvC family sulfur relay protein: MSVTCPGEYEVDGKRVVLDEDCFLQNPEVWDERVAEWMARNLEGVQQMTERHWK, translated from the coding sequence ATGTCCGTCACGTGTCCAGGTGAGTATGAGGTTGATGGTAAGAGGGTTGTTTTGGATGAGGATTGTTTTTTGCAGAATCCTGAGGTTTGGGATGAGAGGGTTGCTGAGTGGATGGCTAGGAATCTTGAGGGTGTTCAGCAGATGACTGAGAGGCATTGGAAGG
- a CDS encoding Fur family transcriptional regulator — translation MEKDIVELLRSVGLKATPQRIAIIKLLINGGHFSIDQVFNEVRVVEPTISISTVYNTLNALVKAGILRSFEANGKTWYEMRRDPHVNVICEDTGQIIDVDVNLAWVEEELRRSGIDVKDLNVIVRGNCSNASHS, via the coding sequence ATGGAGAAGGACATCGTGGAGCTCCTCAGGAGTGTTGGTCTAAAGGCGACGCCGCAGAGAATAGCCATAATTAAATTACTAATTAATGGTGGCCACTTTAGCATTGATCAGGTGTTTAATGAGGTTAGGGTTGTTGAGCCCACGATTAGTATATCCACGGTCTACAACACACTTAATGCACTCGTTAAAGCGGGCATTCTCAGGTCCTTTGAGGCAAATGGTAAGACTTGGTATGAAATGAGGAGGGATCCGCACGTTAATGTTATATGTGAGGACACTGGGCAGATAATAGATGTTGACGTAAACCTGGCCTGGGTTGAGGAGGAGTTGAGGAGGAGTGGCATTGATGTTAAGGATCTAAACGTCATCGTTAGGGGCAATTGCTCGAACGCTAGTCATAGTTAA
- a CDS encoding sulfurtransferase TusA family protein, with translation MAEEIILDVRGKMCPIPVMEVSKVSRQVKPGQVIKVLATDPAAKPDLQSWAKRTGNEILEIKDEAGYTVIRIRINNPVK, from the coding sequence ATGGCGGAGGAAATAATATTAGATGTTAGGGGTAAGATGTGCCCGATACCCGTTATGGAGGTTAGTAAAGTCTCTAGGCAGGTGAAGCCTGGCCAGGTGATTAAGGTATTAGCCACAGACCCAGCGGCCAAGCCCGACCTTCAGTCATGGGCCAAGAGAACTGGTAATGAAATTCTTGAAATTAAAGATGAGGCTGGTTACACGGTTATTAGGATAAGGATTAATAATCCAGTTAAATAA
- a CDS encoding MFS transporter, producing MRPSNLRDAYKVAISANLGWGFELYDMLTYVYATPYFAPLFFPSGNYIASVLAALLTLVLGYFARPIGAVILGHLGDRLGRKTTWFMSLLGMGIATTLIGFLPTYYQVGIAATILLALLRITQGIFLAGEWAGGMTITVEFAPTARMRGFLGGISQSGAAVASLFGAAALALTSALAPTKAAMESYGWRIIFWFGVIPLIIALIVRWKISESKPWLVKAKPNPERIPIAALLRKYGLFVLIAVLVIFGESLIYYGSIGYFGTLIPLLGYSREFVIYASLAAGLSWLIIAPFFGMLSDRLGMRKYLLLILYLIDAALLYPVWYLVTLHNTLTFILGTVLMGILFGSQYSILPAWLGENIETRVRYSGIGFIINLGVALSSFAPYISTYLLSTVGKVNPVLAISLVTIIGAIIAAVFVALSPRDNITDELS from the coding sequence ATGAGGCCCAGTAACCTCAGGGATGCGTATAAGGTTGCGATATCAGCCAACCTGGGTTGGGGCTTTGAATTGTATGACATGTTAACTTACGTATACGCTACACCATACTTCGCGCCGCTATTCTTCCCGAGTGGTAATTACATAGCCAGTGTATTGGCTGCATTGTTAACATTGGTTCTTGGTTACTTTGCAAGGCCCATAGGTGCCGTGATCCTGGGACATCTTGGTGATAGGCTTGGTAGGAAAACTACGTGGTTTATGTCCCTACTTGGCATGGGCATTGCCACAACCCTCATAGGTTTCCTACCCACGTACTACCAGGTGGGTATTGCTGCCACGATATTGCTGGCACTCCTAAGGATAACCCAGGGCATATTCCTAGCTGGTGAGTGGGCTGGCGGCATGACTATAACCGTGGAATTCGCACCAACAGCTAGAATGAGGGGGTTCCTTGGGGGTATATCCCAATCAGGCGCTGCGGTGGCTTCATTATTCGGTGCCGCTGCATTAGCACTAACAAGCGCCCTGGCACCCACTAAGGCTGCCATGGAGAGTTATGGTTGGAGGATTATCTTTTGGTTTGGTGTCATACCATTAATAATTGCGTTGATTGTTAGGTGGAAGATTAGTGAAAGCAAACCCTGGTTGGTTAAGGCTAAGCCTAACCCTGAGAGGATACCGATAGCCGCTCTCCTCAGGAAGTACGGTTTGTTCGTTTTAATAGCCGTCCTTGTAATATTTGGTGAGTCACTTATTTACTATGGATCCATTGGTTATTTCGGAACATTAATACCATTACTAGGTTATTCCCGAGAGTTCGTTATTTACGCCTCATTGGCAGCGGGGCTTTCATGGTTAATCATTGCACCATTTTTCGGAATGCTGAGTGACCGTTTAGGGATGAGGAAGTACCTATTACTGATCCTTTACCTGATCGATGCGGCACTGCTATATCCAGTCTGGTACCTAGTGACCCTCCATAACACATTAACGTTTATATTGGGCACAGTTTTAATGGGCATCCTCTTTGGGTCCCAATACTCAATCCTGCCCGCCTGGCTGGGTGAGAATATAGAGACTAGGGTTAGGTATAGTGGTATTGGGTTTATAATAAATCTAGGCGTTGCACTAAGTTCCTTTGCCCCCTACATAAGCACCTACCTCTTGAGTACGGTAGGTAAGGTAAACCCTGTCCTTGCGATCTCCCTAGTCACCATAATAGGGGCCATAATAGCCGCCGTGTTTGTTGCGTTGTCACCCAGGGATAATATAACGGATGAATTATCGTAG
- a CDS encoding AMP-binding protein, producing the protein MENLEVDIRRYPFKSYEELYNAFSWNIPERFNVGYAIIDRNVKRGFGDRISIYYIDDEGNRASYTFNELKRFSDSIASTLRDLGVGVGDVVGVYLQPRPELVATLTAVYRLGGIALSISPLIGTDGVLYRVRHSGAKVVVMEGSRVDVREKLKDVETLRGVFIVDDEARYDKEYPISDALKGGGNFSPVETRSEDPAQLFYTSGSTGPPKGVLHAHRFLLGHIPTYQLYFELAPREGDVYWTNADWGWIGALGDVVLPSLYFGMPVVAYRRSRGFSARDALEVMQEFKVTAAFITPTALRIIRREFPWPRRDFDLRLRAISTAGESPGKDLIEWGMNALGIPVNEFYGATESNLVVTNNSLWAKPGSLGKPAPGHVVDVVDDNGNPLPPGSEGYIAVKLPDPVVFLGYFKNPEATRERIRNGWFFIGDMGVKDEYGYLWFKGRADDVIKVSGYRIGPEEVEHVLLQYPAVMDVGVIGKPDPVRGTIIKAFIVLKPGYQPSDELKADIQNFVKSRLAAYAYPREIEFVNELPRTETGKLKRYELRRREIERMQQ; encoded by the coding sequence ATGGAGAATCTTGAGGTTGATATACGCCGGTACCCCTTTAAGAGTTATGAGGAGCTTTACAATGCTTTCTCATGGAATATCCCGGAGAGGTTTAATGTGGGTTATGCAATAATTGATAGGAATGTTAAGAGGGGGTTTGGGGATAGGATTAGTATTTACTACATTGATGATGAGGGTAATAGGGCAAGTTACACGTTTAATGAGTTAAAGAGGTTCTCCGACTCCATTGCGAGTACCCTTAGGGACCTTGGCGTGGGTGTTGGTGATGTGGTTGGTGTTTACCTACAGCCAAGGCCCGAGCTTGTGGCCACCCTCACTGCCGTATATAGGCTTGGTGGTATTGCCCTATCAATCTCACCATTAATCGGCACTGACGGCGTGCTGTATAGGGTTAGGCATAGTGGTGCCAAGGTTGTTGTGATGGAGGGTTCCAGGGTTGATGTTAGGGAAAAATTGAAAGATGTAGAGACCCTAAGGGGCGTCTTCATAGTTGATGATGAGGCTAGATACGATAAGGAGTACCCAATCAGCGACGCACTAAAGGGGGGTGGTAACTTTTCCCCAGTGGAGACCCGCAGTGAAGACCCTGCACAGTTATTCTACACGTCGGGAAGTACGGGCCCACCCAAGGGTGTACTTCACGCGCATAGATTCCTCCTTGGGCATATACCAACGTATCAACTATACTTTGAGTTGGCACCTAGGGAGGGCGATGTCTATTGGACAAACGCCGATTGGGGCTGGATTGGGGCACTGGGTGATGTGGTGCTGCCCTCGCTATACTTTGGGATGCCGGTGGTTGCCTATAGGAGGTCCAGGGGCTTCAGCGCCAGGGATGCGTTGGAGGTAATGCAGGAGTTTAAGGTCACGGCAGCATTCATAACACCAACGGCGCTGAGGATCATTAGGAGGGAGTTTCCATGGCCCAGGAGGGACTTTGACCTTAGGTTAAGGGCCATAAGCACAGCCGGTGAATCACCAGGTAAGGACTTAATTGAGTGGGGTATGAATGCCCTCGGGATCCCTGTTAATGAGTTTTACGGCGCCACCGAATCAAACCTGGTGGTTACGAATAATTCATTATGGGCAAAGCCTGGTTCATTGGGTAAGCCAGCACCTGGTCATGTGGTGGACGTCGTTGATGATAATGGTAACCCACTACCACCAGGTAGTGAGGGATACATAGCCGTTAAACTACCCGACCCTGTGGTGTTCCTGGGTTACTTCAAGAATCCCGAGGCCACCCGGGAGAGGATAAGGAATGGTTGGTTCTTCATCGGTGACATGGGGGTTAAGGATGAGTATGGGTATTTATGGTTTAAGGGTAGGGCTGATGATGTTATAAAGGTCTCTGGGTACAGGATTGGCCCTGAGGAGGTGGAGCACGTACTGCTACAGTACCCAGCCGTTATGGATGTGGGTGTTATTGGTAAGCCAGACCCCGTTAGGGGCACCATAATCAAGGCATTCATAGTATTAAAGCCTGGATACCAACCATCCGATGAGTTAAAGGCTGACATTCAAAACTTTGTTAAGAGTAGGTTGGCGGCTTACGCATACCCCAGGGAAATAGAGTTTGTTAATGAACTGCCCAGAACCGAGACAGGCAAGCTTAAGAGGTATGAGTTGAGGAGGAGAGAAATAGAAAGAATGCAACAATGA